The genomic DNA GAAAAGGCTGATGCTCGCGAAAGCCGCATCCAGCGGCTCATGGGGTGGCTGGCCGGTGTCTCCCTGAGGCGGCAGAAGCTCGCTCTGATTGTCCTTGCCGTCGGCATGGGCGTATGCTTGGTCGGCACAAGCCGTATCGACGTGTCCTTTGACGTTCTCAAGACGTTCGGGCGCAAGGTTCCCTACGTGGACCGCATCTACAGCGTCGGCCAGTCCCAGGTGGGCTCGCTCTATTCCTACAATCTGGCCTTGGAGTTCGACCAGCCAGGCGCGGCAAAGGATCCGGACAACCTGCAAAAGTTCGACCAGCTGGTGGCAGAAATAGACAACCTGGAACTGACCAAGAAGACCACGTCCCTGCTCCAGATTCTCAAGGATCTCAATCAGGTCATGCACGAGGGCGATCCTGTCTGGTACAGGCTGCCCGAGAGCCGCGACATGGTGGCCCAATTGCTTCTGCTCTACGAGAACGCCGGCGGCGACGAGGTCGAGCGCTGGATCGACTATGACTACCAACGTCTCAAGCTTCAGGTGGAGATGGGGCACTACAACTCCGGGGAGGCGGCTCGCGAACTTCACTGGATCAGGGAGGAAGCCGCTAGGCTCTTTCCGGACGCCCATGTGGTGCTGACCGGCTCAATCTCGCAATACACGGTCATGCAGGACTATGTCTCCTTTGGCCAGATCAAGTCCTTCTTCATCGCCTTCACAGTGGTCACGCTGCTGCTGATGATCGTCTTCGGCAGCCTGCGCATCGGGCTTATCGCCATGATCCCGAACATCGCCCCGGTCCTTGTGGTGGGGGCGATCATGGGGTTTGCGGACATCCCGCTCGATCTGGTCACCGTGACCATCATGCCCATGCTGCTCGGGCTGGCAGTGGATGACACGATCCATTTCATCAACCATAGCCAGCTCGAATTCGAGCGATGCCGCGACTATGCGCTGAGCAATCGCCGGACGTTCCTCGCCGTGGGCGGGGCGTTGCTGATGACCACCGTGGTGCTGACCCTCAACTTCTCGGCCTACATGGTCTCGGTGGTCAATATATTCGTCAGCATGGGGTTCCTGGTGGGGGCCGGTCTGTTCGCCGCCCTGGCAGCCGACTTTTTCATCACCCCGGTGCTGCTCTCCATGACCAAGCCCTTTGGTCCTGAGCGGCGAGGGTGACGGCGGACTTTACATCAAATCAAAATGGGCATAGGTGATGTTGAAAGTCATTATCGTCAGTGGTGGTGTCAAAGATATATGCCCAACCGTTCGGTAATTGAAGCAATAAACGTGGCGGTTCGTCACTCGCAACTGAGGTGGATATGAATGTGGGGAAAATGGTGGCAGTGGCCGCACTGCTGTTGATGCCGGTCCTGGCCCGGGGGGCGGACACGCCTGTGGCGGTGCATGCGCAGATGGCCGGGGCCGTGGCGTCC from Pseudodesulfovibrio aespoeensis Aspo-2 includes the following:
- a CDS encoding efflux RND transporter permease subunit; the encoded protein is MLNIGRINAWFHSFGGSVIRFRWLVFAACAVLTIAAGSGLPQLKADVDQDNWFMEDDALLKAKERMEHIFGNEDFCAALVTVDDIFTPENLGLLRELGDELLERVPYADDVMSLADMEFTEGVEGGISIEDLVPERIPTDPATLEALRHKALSKTSLKNRMVSADSTETWLILRLKPLPGNLDGEDPVVTVGRLFSEVVNQPRYAPLNIKAAGLPVVFVDKMDFFAKETPRLMGISLLFTVVVLFVLLRNLRGILFPLVTVLCVLGIVFGVQGWLGIRTDPSVIFMPVFITLAVSIGYSIHLFNHFNVEFRRTGRRRESLILAVEEVGWPLVFSALTTVAALVSFLFIPLRPIRWVGLTSASLVFLACVIVLTLLPALLSFGRDGTPEAEKADARESRIQRLMGWLAGVSLRRQKLALIVLAVGMGVCLVGTSRIDVSFDVLKTFGRKVPYVDRIYSVGQSQVGSLYSYNLALEFDQPGAAKDPDNLQKFDQLVAEIDNLELTKKTTSLLQILKDLNQVMHEGDPVWYRLPESRDMVAQLLLLYENAGGDEVERWIDYDYQRLKLQVEMGHYNSGEAARELHWIREEAARLFPDAHVVLTGSISQYTVMQDYVSFGQIKSFFIAFTVVTLLLMIVFGSLRIGLIAMIPNIAPVLVVGAIMGFADIPLDLVTVTIMPMLLGLAVDDTIHFINHSQLEFERCRDYALSNRRTFLAVGGALLMTTVVLTLNFSAYMVSVVNIFVSMGFLVGAGLFAALAADFFITPVLLSMTKPFGPERRG